tTAGAATTAGTAGAATTAGTCTTGAGAACAAACATCTGTTGATCATCACATACCACATTTtaatacagaatttaaaaaagtgcATCATTTTAAGCATTGAACATTTTCAAATCTTTAggaattattatattacatgatAATCAAAGGATTAGAATGCTGTAGTAAATTGCAGTGAAATACTATTGTTGAATATCAATCCAAAATTAGGTTCTATCCTAATATTCTATGGCTTTATAACATTGAGTTTGATATGAACTCCTAGAatttatacatactgtatagcttcaatattttatttgcaattttCAAATATCATATTCAGGGTCCTCTTAACAAAATAGTCATAACAAAAATTTTTGTCAAAAATGCCACTTAGAAACTTTTAAATCCAAGGTTTtgatgtgtaaaatgtgtgaatTATACATTATGTTATTTATCtcaatacttaaaaaaacacCAGACCATTAGTAATTGCTTACATTAATTTAGAAAACTACATTGAAACATAAGCCAAAAATCAtcaatacagaaataaaacatactATAAATAACTGACATGTTGCTTTTAGATCAAGTGGAACTACTAAAGCAAGGGAAATAAAAAGTACTGGTCCAATAAAATGTGAGACGGGAATACTGGGTCAGACAAAAGCAGAGTGGGACAAACCCACAGGAACAAAGTTCTGAGAGccagaacaaacaaacatacaaaaaaaatggtaaacaTAAGACAAACTTGATAATCTCTTAGTagtacacaaaaaataaaaaagcccaACTGTTCCTAAGCCTGCTTCAATCACATTCACGTCATGTGGGAAAATTTGAGGGGACAGTGTTTGCACATTACCATTTTGTTTAACATATAGCTGTGGTTATGTTAAAAAGTTAGCATAATTCTGTCCTTATTTTTTGAAACTTAATACAAACTGAAAAATAACCTGAAAACTGGACACACAACATTTTCAAGTAGTCTTTTGCCTCACTTACAGGTTTGGTTCGGGAAATCGTGAAGATCCCAAAATTCTGGCTTTACATTTCCAATCAGAAAATGAGGTAAAATATATTCCTCAGTCGAAGCATGGTAATAACAGTTATTCTTATATGACGTGACTGCAGTATCAGCAAGGGCCTGTTAATTAGACCAAAACTAAAGGACAACAAAATGGCAGAGAAGGGTTCCTCCAGAACAAGGGACAGGAACCACTGAATTACACAATCATATAAACACACTGGCATTGAACTTCCTCCTTCATAGTTAGTATAGATGGGAACATTGtagcataaatgtaaatttttggTTGGGTAAGTCATCAGGGTGGAGGGTGGAGCTCCATAATTATCAAAGTTAAGTACAAAACACTGAAGCTGTgcattttcaaaatgattcataaaATTAGTCATAATACTATCCTCACATGTTAAATGGCTAGCGATTAAAGCAGCCCACTTTCTATGTGTTCTAATGCTATTAAAACTGTTGAATTCACAGACAGGTCAAGGATTCAAATGATACTCTATAGAAatagtgtacaaaaaaaaaagaaagcgagaCACCATAAAAATGCTTTGTCTTGGAGTACTGAGTCAACAGGTATTATAAGGCACTAAAACTGAAGGGTTGACTCTGGTAATCCTGCCCCTTCCACATCTCATTTATTTAGGTGTAATGCCCCTTCATTTGGGTTAACACATCCTGCCAACCAGACTCGCTGTGTCAATGATCAAAGTCCATTTGAAATGTTCTTGTTTCGGTTTCTTGGAATCTATCAAAACAAATCAGTGCATGATTTTTACAATGTATGCCCAGGGAAATTGCATGTACTAGGCTGTGAGCCAAGCAGGGCAAGTCTGCTTtccacaagaaaataaaaagtaaatacagtGCCATACCTTATTATGGGATTTCACAGTTCAGTTCTGGTCTGCTTCTATGGCAACAagtagtacaaaaaaaaaacaaacatcgaGAACACAAAGCAGCCCAGAAGCGGCCTAATGATTTCACATGTCTCTGGTTAATATTCAAGCCTGGTGACCGAAATTTGACGTTCCTGAGTCATCGAGTAAATGTAAACCAAATTGAGTATGAAGAAATCAAGACACGCCAGTGACAATGCCTGTTTACATGACGGTGTTGTAAAGGCCATGATATGGATACTGAAGACATACATAGATGTGCATATTCACAAAAAGGGATAAGTCATTGGTTGAATTTAGAGACTCAGTGGCTCCTGTTTGCTTGTGGGTTTTATTTTGACCACAGTATTGGCTGTGAGGAGCTCTGTGAACTCACTGACTATCAGCAGGTTGACATGTAGGAACGTCTGCTTCTCTGTGTGATGAATAAACTTCAGGGTTATTGAGGACATACCCCAAGAGGCATCTTATTCCTGATTGCACAGGCCATGTAGGGGACAGacctgcatgaaaaaaaaaaacacttgcttATTGTTATTGgtaatgcacacacatacagacatacagacatacagacatacatacatacatacatacatacatacatacatacatacataggctAGGAGGAGTCTTGTGAGTCTGAGTCATCTGGTTGAAAGAGGGCTTTGGCGGGTTGCGTCCTCGAGTGTCTCGGACGGCCCCTAGATCCGTTAACTTCCTCTAGAGGTACATAGGAATATTCCTGCTGTGGATGCCCTCTGCATTTTCCACACACTTGGATTAAGTTTCCAGTGAGACTGGTCAGCAAGATTGCAGCCAAGACGGCAGCGATAACCATCCAGCTCTGCctagacacccacacacataaacaaacagcaagagagagaggcttTATCTTTTAAATCGGCCACTGTGGCCTACACAAAGCATTACACAAAAACTACCGCGAATCCTCACAATCTCTCACTTGCATTTGAAAGGCAGGTCTGGCTAATAAATGCACGTCTGCCTCTACACTGAATGAGCTCTTTACAGGCACAGTGGGGACACTCAGTGCAGATTTGCTAAATAAAAGGTGTGAGGCATGTGATCCTATTTCCATGGCAATCATCTTACATGTACtatacacactttttaaaagaaCATAGCCGAAGTATGAGCTTTTCCAAAGTAACAAGAGGAAGCTGGAATTATTGATTCGGTTGCATAACATAGCCAGGTGACTAAGGGAAGGCACATGTTTGTGAACACTTACTCAGACAGATAAGGCTTGTGCGTATGAGCCTCCTCTTGCTCTCTCCACTCCTTCCACATTTGGGTGGCTAGGCAGTGGCCAGCTGAAAGGGAGGAAACAAACATTTCAGTTCCTCACCAAGCCTGCATTTCCCCCTTGTACAGCATTGCTACAAACTGCTACAAACACAGATCCACTCACTATTTTAGATTCAGATCTGAAACAGAAGTCATGAGAAAGAGACACAGCTGTGTTTTTCATCCACGCAGAGGAGCAGGTGCTCATTCTCTGAAGTGAATGGAAAAGTTCCCAAGTGCAAATCAGGGATGAAGTAAAAGGTTAAATTAAAGCACTTGTGTTTTTGATAAACACTCAGAGAAGGCTTAAAAAGTAAGGGCAGCGATGCTTGACGAGAGCTAATTTTAAAACCTGCATTTGAGAGAATGACTGAAGCAGCCAGAGCACGGCATGAGGCCAGGATCAGAGCTAAAGAAAGACACTGGCTCATGTCGGTTTCATCCTAAAACCTTAATGGATAGAACGAATATATTAAGGATTAATAAAtgccagtgattttttttatattaataaaacaccACATCATGCTTTATAACCATTTAATATTAAGGAACATCTGAAAAACAAgatcctgttatcatttacgtcataaacagttgttctctcaccggcttctttttttctctctcgagAAGTTTATAAGAAAAGGatttcagcttgtcatgttattgagaaaaagtgaaaaggcctccatcctgaagactctccgGTGTTGGAAAAGCTTTACCCCTGACTACTACAAAACACTGACGCAAGAGAGTCCTCGCAAATATGCTAGATAAATGTCTATTCACAGAAAACAAACCTCtgacgtttttttattttaaaaacccgttcctgtgtaagttgttactatagaaatgataacgtgcAAGAATGAGTGCAGTAATGTAAACCCTGCAGCTGACGTTATTGTCAGAACtcttgttatagaaaattaatcaacacattccgaccaatcagaatcaagcattcaacagcgctgtggaatAATGGAATTTAATGTCTGCCCATACACCTTTTCACCTTTGATGATAAAGGAAAGTATTGATTGTAGtaatacacatacactacataTGCGGTAGATTGGGATTAGTATTCTTTCAATCAGAGAGAAAGCTAGCCATTAGCTGTTTTCTCAGGAATCAGCAGCCTCAAAGTTCATTTATCTCCACCAGACAGTGACCTGCTGGCCAGTAAAGATCAGGGAGCCGACTGGTCTTTTTAATTGGCTGAAGGACTGGGCAATTTTGTGCTTCAAGCCTGAGTGAGATTCTCCCAGGCCTGCACCCTAAACATCTCAAGGCTTTGTTTATCTATGTGAGAGATAAAGATATGATTTGACTTAAGAAAAAATACCTACAAACCTCAtgctggtgaaaaaaaaatcatgcagccTACAGAAAGcagcaactaaaaaaaaaaaacgaaaagaaagaaaatatgcaGAGAGCTCAAATTACACCACATTGTAAATGCAGGTCTGCAAATGATAAGGCAATCACTCAACAGTTTTACATAAAGATATACCTCATGCACAGGCATCATGGAGAGATAGCAAAAGGTCAAACAAAGCTCAGTGCACtgcactaaaaaaaagaaaaaagaaaaaaggacggAGCCATTTCCAAGGATTTATCTAGAAATAACAAGATATgaaacatatacagtggtgctgtTGGCCCAACAGTGTGATATAATCAGTACCTCTCTGCAGCACACTGGTATTTCTCTGGCTGTGGAATGTTGCATTGCAGCTTCCCGTTACAGGGTCACAAGGGCAAAGTTCACTACACTGGCACTCCTGCAAACATCGAAGCCCATAGAAGCCTAGAGGACATTCTGGGAGAAGACAGTGTGCTGTTATCAACAGATTTTATCTACCATGGAACAGAATCACTTTCATGCATCTTCCAAGTCATGATGACAGATTTGTGGAAATTATATGAGGAGTCATTTTTATGgtcatgtatgtatgtatatacactatttggccaaaagtatgaggacacctgaccatcacacccatatgtgggccttccccgaATTTCTGCAACAGAGTTGGAAGCACACGATAGCACCCTGCCCCCACACctgccctttgcggataagattggacacccctgacagaatgtctttgtatgctacaGTATTACAACTTTCTTTCACTGGatctaaggggcccaaacctgttccagcaagacaatgcaTGGCCCCGTGCATAAAGCGAGggccatgaagacatggtttgccaaggctggagtggaagaactcgagttcTGAgctcaaccccaatgaacacctttgggatgaactggaacacggGCTGCATCCCACACCTTCTCGACTCAActtcagcacctgacctcactaaagctTTTCTGGCTGAATTGGCACAACCCCACAGCCCCACAGCCCCATagccccacagccacactccaaaaatgtagtggaaagcctttacagaagagtggaggatattaaaaacaacaaagggtggactaaatctggagtggaatgttcaaaaagcacatacgagtgctatggtcaggtgtccacatacttctggatacactgtatagtgtgtgttgAAGTTACACACCATCAGCGCTCTACAAAATGACAAGTTTCCAGCTGGTGGAGTTGAGTTTGACTAAGACAAGAACGGCTTTTACAAGTTGACAGTTTGTAAGTACTATCATttcatgacatgacatgaaagCGCATTAAGTCAAGTCAATCATAAATCCAAAACTGGACCCTGTACACTGCACAACTGACTACTTTTACACACCTTGCTCACAGGAAACTCCATGAAAACCAGCAGGACAAGTGCATCGCCCATGGACAGGGTCACAAGATCCTCCATTTACGCACATGCACGTCTTCTTACATTTATCGCCATAGAAACCTGCTGAACACTCTACAACGCAGGAAACAGTGAGTGATGTAGGTCAGTTGACATgtgaacatgtgaaaaatgggtgggttcaataACTACTAAACGAGTTTATAATACACATCTGGATTAAGTAATGCTAGGCCTAAACACTTTCAGTGATTTGACtgaaattatattataaaacaCAACTAAATGATGAGAATATATATTAATCTTGCAATAGACACATCATCAAATCTATAAGGAAATTTTCCAGTTGACACATTTCATAATATACCCCTTTGTTGTATACTGTGTGAGTTGGAGTGCTGAGTTGAGTTTGACTGTGTTTACCCTGACTGCAGTTCACACCTATCCACCCTGCATCGCACACACAGCCATCTGTTCAGAGAGACACAAGGGTGAAGAACATTCTCAACATGTTCCCCATGTGCACAGCTGAGACATTCTCCTTATTAAATACAAACAGCATTAAAAGTACAAATGCATTCAGGTAGTTAATTAATTAttgcattgtttatttgtacacactgaaagaaaacaaaccttGATAGGATTACAACATTTACTACTTTTTAGCGGTGAAAATCTGCTTTTAGCGTGTGTCCATGgatcttaaataaacaaaatgtaatttaagTGGGGGTGAAAAATGTCTGGAGCCTCCTTTAAACACATTGAAACACCTTTAAAACACCTCCTTTAAAACACCTCCTTTAAACACATTACATATAAGTGAGGTCCCTGGTGTCTGTTTTTGGTCTTTAAAGTTACTTTtaagaaaaaccaaaaaaaaaaaaaaagcaggagataattaataaataatagataATACAAAGTAATAGCAAACAATAGACTACCTtccagattaaaaaacaaatgtaataaacaatGATATAATGTGTAGACTAAAttaactgaaacagtaacagcTGCGTAGTGAGGTATATCCACGCTAAAATGACAAGGATGTATGTAGGTGTGGCAAGTTTAACCTTCAAATCATACAACATAGTAAATCATAGCAACAAAGACATATCTTTAATAGTTTTTTTGACAGTTGtgtctataaaaaaacaaaacaaaaaaaacattccatgGTTGTTTTTGTCAGATGCATACTAATGTAATTCTAACGCATATAGCACACTAATATAAGTTAAATACTTTACTTcattaacacacaaaaacagacacatgcacacatgcataaTGTCACCTGGCGTGCAGAGCCCATGGTCTCCACAGTCTGCTGGCTGGCAGGTTAAATTGGCACAAGTGGGCGCGGCCCAGCCGGGTTGGCACACACACTGGCCGTCCACGCAGGTCCCGTGCTGGTTGCAGTCCTCAGGCTGACAGAGACGCTCGTGCACACACAGCACAGTGGACACGGCCCGAGGGCAGCGCCACATTGGATCCGCACTACACACAGCAAGTAGAGAACACGAGAACAGTTAAACGTGGCAAAGCTAGCAAACAAGAGTGCgtgtatttacagtatctcacaaaagtgaggacacccctcacatttttgtaaatatttgattataccttttcatgtgacaacactgaagaaatgacactttgctacaatgtaaagtagtgagtgtacagcttgtataacagtgtaaattttctgtcccctcaaaataactcaacacacagccattaatgtctaaaccgctggcaacaaaagtgaatacacccctaagtgaaaatgtccaaattgggcccaaagtgtcaatattttgtgtggccaccattattttccagcactgccttaaccctctcaggcatggagttcaccagagcttcacaggttgccactggagtcctcttccactcctccatgacgacatcacggggctggtggatgttagagaccttgtgctcctccaccttccgtttgagaatgccctacagatgctcaatagggtttaggtctggagacatgcttgaccagtccatcaccttcaccctcaacttctttagcaaggcagtggaggtgtgtttggggtcgttatcatgctggaatactgccctgcggcccagtctccaaagggaggggatcatgctctgcttcagtatgtcacagtacatgttggcattcatggctccctcaatgaactgtagctccccagtgccggcagcactcatgcagccccagaccatgacattcccaccaccatgcttgactgtaggcaagacacacttgtctttgtactcctcacatggttgccgccacacacgcttgacaccatctgaaccaaataagtttatcttggtctcctcagaccacaggacatggttccagtaatccatgtccttagtctgcttgtcttcagtaaactgtttgcgggctttcttgtgcatcatctttagaagaggcttccttctgggacgacagccatgcagaccaacttgatgcagtgtgcggcgtatggtctgagcactgacaggctgaccccccaccccttcaacctctgcagcgaTGCTGGCAGCAAtcgtacgtctatttcccaaagacaacctctggatatgacactgagcacatgcactcaacttctttgttcgaccatggcgaggcctgttctgagtggaacctgtcctgttaaactgctgtatggtctttgccaccgtgctgcagctcagtgtcagggtcttggcaatcttcttatagactaggccatctttatgtagagcaacaattcttttttttagatcctcagagagttctttgccatgaggtgccatgttgaacttccagtgaccagtatgagagagtgtgagagcgatgacaccaaatttaacacacctgctccccatttacacctgagaccttgtaatattaacaagtcacatgacaccggggagggaaaatggctaattgggcccaatttgatcattttaacttaggggtgtactcacttttgttgccttttgttagacattaatagctgtgtgttgagttattttgaggggacagcaaatttacactgttacacaagctgtacactcactactttacattgtagcaaagtgtcatttcttcagtgttgtcacatgaaaagatataatcaaatatttacaaaaatgtgaggggtgtactcacttttgtgagatactgtagtgGTTCATAGTATAACGTTTATGGTCAATACGGTGACTtataatcatcatcactatGTACTTTCAGGCCATCTATCCTCATTTATACATAGTACCGCACTTGAGGTGTACAGTTACTTATGATGGCTAAAAATGGCCAAGTAGGATTTATATACCAGTGATCTGAGGGGAAACTTGCCAGTGACCCATTAAGGACATAAGTGGAAGAGCCACCTCCGTCCAGATTGATGGCATTGATGACTCCCTGCTTCTTCAGGAACTCCGCCACCTCCCACAGGTTCATACtgggtgcacacacacaccttctaaTTAAAAACTGGGCTTATAAATATAATGATTCAAATATTCTTAATTCCTTACAACATGAAAAGTGGTGTACATTATGGATATTAATCCAAAACCTAGTAAATGTACATCAGTCTGATTTGTATAAATCAGCTAATTTAAAAGTGCACTGTTTTgaaatgaatgcattaataattaaaaagtgttttattaggGGATGAATATACCTGGGTGCCTTGCCCAAGATCACCTAGGTATGGGAAACACTGGTGTCAATATCAAGACACTTTGTACACATTGTATTATCAAACAGGTTCCACGACGCCTTAACGTAAAACAGGTTAAACACTGTTTAAGTGAATCATAGTGTAGGGGACAATAGTGGGaaagatgtacacacacacacacacacacacacacacacacacccaccaaccACACCCACCAACCCACACACCACCAagttgattagataactgcatgaaccaGTAGGCgtaaaggtgttcctaataaagtgctctgtgaGTGTATTTTCAgcgtttcattttcttttttttttttggttattaaaagagaaaatatgaAATGAGAAAACACCAAATATTAACAAAAGAATACCCATACACGTTCAAAGCATTTTCTTTTGTAACTTTTGCACTTTTTCACATCTGGAGTGTCTTTAAATTGTATACTTTCCACAGCATCTGTAAACTCCACTTTGTGTTGGAGTACATCAGAATTTGTTATTAGTGTACACAATCCACCGCAGACAGACTCTACAATATCTGTTCTCACCCTCTGGTTTTTGTCTGGCCATCAATGTGGAAGAAAACGAGTCTGCCCTCCGCATCATGGCCCACTGCTGTCCGGGCTGAGATCACATCGACGAAAGTCTGGAATGTTCCTGGAACATACAGGATGTGTGATATTCTCCCTTATTTGCAATGCAGTCAGTAAAGTTATAcgaataaacaataaacagagTTTAGTTCGGTGCTTCTGAGAAATTGAGCTCCCACAGTTCTGAACTATTGCACCAGCTGAGAGCAGTGCGAAGTACCTGTCTCCTGAGTCTTGGCACATTCAGCCTGCAAACTCTCGTTGATGTAAACTTCTCCCGACCTGAGCAGCCACACCACCCCACTGACCAGCTGCACAAAAGGGTTTACTCTGTCCAAAACCTCCTCCTCGGATAGATACCTACCAGCATGGAGAAGAGGGggatgacagagagagagagagagagagagagagagagagagagagagagagagagatataaagagagaaagagagagagagggggatgacagagagagagagatagagagagcgcgagagagagagcgacaggccacattaatccggatagatctgaaaactgcattttcattataaaatactcTCCGTCTACACTGGCGTTTTCAAGagttttccaaaaattgctcgTCCACACCGTCATGACTGAAAATGCTTACATCCCTTTTCTGCGCATGCGTAAAAACGTAAGAAGCATTGGCCAGTGTCATTTCCGTAAGGCACATGTTTAAAAGTGAATCTGAAAGATGTACAAATTGATATTACTCTTCATCAACGCTATAAAACTGGATATACtgcaggcacaacaactgcagtacaacatcgtccaccatcttgtttgttttgaatgtaattggtcacatgactaaaaatacgtCATAGTTTTTGAATATCTCCATGTTCTCAGGCTGCACTACAACACCAATTaactattaaacaaacaaacaatttttgtttaatagctgaactttctggctttgtgaaacatacctcaaccAAGTTAGatgaaatgattttaattaatggcatattttattCCAGATcatgtagagaaaaaaaatgaaatcactcaatgttgaggaaaacattatggaatcacctcgtaatttgcatttctaaaacaatgcctgcacaagtctaaaaatgaaaattagtCTTCagtttaaccccccccccaaaaaaaaccaaaaaaacagtgcttacagaccttaaccttgggctttttgaaaggaaacctggccccaacaagagaattgtcaattgaaacaatggaaaggattataaaactgtggaataaaagtaataaaaaataataaagtaatatatgtataaaaaagtgtggaaaaagatgtcggttgttcccagtcagctgtgtctaaaatggtgcaagtataaacaaaacgGGAAgactataaaaggaaaacatatggGTCGACCGAGGAAGATGGCAaacatcaggatagaaaactcaaagccctatgccttgaaaatagtaaatgcacaacaaaacaaatgaaaaacaaaatggcagaaaCAGGAGTCGATgattgtgacagaactgtaaaaGAGAAGCAAtcgtgatattcagtgatgaatcacgaatctgtgttggccaaggagatgatgctggaacttttatCTGGTGCTGTCCTAATGGAACATGTAaactgcctgaagaaaacaatcaaatttctactcatttatgatatgcggtttcatgtcaggtaaaggactaggagagacctcaacagtcaatgtacaggtgtacactgaaatgttggacacttttctcattccatcgcTAGAAAATAGGTTTcatgatgaagtcctttgtcaGGATGATAACGCATCTtaccacagagcaaagagtgttaaggcgtttcttcaggaaaggcaaaTCAACTCAGTGACATGAccagcaaacagtccggatcTCAATCCCATTGAatatttatggtggaaattaaaaaaaataaaaaatattggtCCATGGCAAGGCTCGATCCTGCAAAGCTGAGCCGTCAACCGCTATTTGAGAAAGTTAGAACCAGCTTGAttcagaatattgtttttcattagtgaagtccatgcctcaaa
This Ictalurus furcatus strain D&B chromosome 1, Billie_1.0, whole genome shotgun sequence DNA region includes the following protein-coding sequences:
- the nagpa gene encoding N-acetylglucosamine-1-phosphodiester alpha-N-acetylglucosaminidase isoform X1, which codes for MATLLVNLAHICFLLIWVAVWMTESKNVRHSMDDDLLLPYAGTHGPSHSHRYVRDCQPLIHGNLTHETWPASVHPGLPVVESKTFVSGIGNSAVKWVSGHITVVHDPLRTVSVLEPGGPGGCKSFRRELVESTAKTRKCLIAQNSGYFVTKDGQCLGNIVSDGRLVQNSGGVQNAQFGIRKDGTMVFGYLSEEEVLDRVNPFVQLVSGVVWLLRSGEVYINESLQAECAKTQETGTFQTFVDVISARTAVGHDAEGRLVFFHIDGQTKTRGMNLWEVAEFLKKQGVINAINLDGGGSSTYVLNGSLASFPSDHCADPMWRCPRAVSTVLCVHERLCQPEDCNQHGTCVDGQCVCQPGWAAPTCANLTCQPADCGDHGLCTPDGCVCDAGWIGVNCSQECSAGFYGDKCKKTCMCVNGGSCDPVHGRCTCPAGFHGVSCEQECPLGFYGLRCLQECQCSELCPCDPVTGSCNATFHSQRNTSVLQRAGHCLATQMWKEWREQEEAHTHKPYLSEQSWMVIAAVLAAILLTSLTGNLIQVCGKCRGHPQQEYSYVPLEEVNGSRGRPRHSRTQPAKALFQPDDSDSQDSS
- the nagpa gene encoding N-acetylglucosamine-1-phosphodiester alpha-N-acetylglucosaminidase isoform X2; translation: MATLLVNLAHICFLLIWVAVWMTESKNVRHSMDDDLLLPYAGTHGPSHSHRYVRDCQPLIHGNLTHETWPASVHPGLPVVESKTFVSGIGNSAVKWVSGHITVVHDPLRTVSVLEPGGPGGCKSFRRELVESTAKTRKCLIAQNSGYFVTKDGQCLGNIVSDGRLVQNSGGVQNAQFGIRKDGTMVFGYLSEEEVLDRVNPFVQLVSGVVWLLRSGEVYINESLQAECAKTQETGTFQTFVDVISARTAVGHDAEGRLVFFHIDGQTKTRGMNLWEVAEFLKKQGVINAINLDGGGSSTYVLNGSLASFPSDHCADPMWRCPRAVSTVLCVHERLCQPEDCNQHGTCVDGQCVCQPGWAAPTCANLTCQPADCGDHGLCTPDGCVCDAGWIGVNCSQECSAGFYGDKCKKTCMCVNGGSCDPVHGRCTCPAGFHGVSCEQECPLGFYGLRCLQECQCSELCPCDPVTGSCNATFHSQRNTSVLQRAGHCLATQMWKEWREQEEAHTHKPYLSEAGWLSLPSWLQSC